The following are encoded together in the Hominilimicola fabiformis genome:
- a CDS encoding AAA family ATPase — protein MDRITEFTITRIKMQGFKAFAQEREFFFRSTSYISGANGQGKTTIADAIAYAFCGVPFWGEKGIDKLMSKGAKQMCVEVEFVNGDGEIYTLVRRKNGNTTSIALNGNTMTQKSLTALFVEKDIFLSVINPLYFIEKIASDGREFLQKLLPPVSKEAILAVCSEQTRDLLENESLLEPEYYIKNKRAEMKEADDQITYLSGQLALLEEQLENNSVKRNKLETSVKEQKAKISAVMKKQFEGIDVEAVRQEYNEAKKSLSNDEILALERKRMEIQNRPYVSKFSAQRAKIEAELNAARLEYTGLYNKATGIRPGVPCPTCTHALTNEEFNAVRKDITATLANMKKNGANLNSQLDDIVKLDAQAKDQFEQYKADDLKKVEEEIKNVKSATSSDIDRLRDTLTFGNFSEAQVNSLEAMKAELFADESDLNSMRSEEELTKAIETVKLQKKDNEGKKDFLGYLISAVNEYAVKRAEVMLTPLKMDKAAIKLSEVVKGTGEIKDTFKFTYDGKDYRWLSNSERIKAGLEIAMLVKRLTGLTYPTFVDNAESINTNFTRPDGQMIFAFVRRCAITVHEPSPAAVKEAA, from the coding sequence ATGGATAGAATAACGGAATTTACGATAACAAGAATTAAAATGCAGGGTTTTAAAGCCTTTGCACAGGAAAGGGAGTTCTTTTTCAGAAGTACATCATATATTTCAGGCGCTAACGGACAGGGAAAAACCACTATTGCCGACGCTATTGCATACGCATTTTGCGGCGTGCCGTTCTGGGGCGAAAAAGGTATTGATAAGCTCATGAGCAAAGGCGCAAAGCAGATGTGCGTTGAGGTGGAATTTGTAAATGGCGACGGAGAGATTTATACGCTTGTACGGCGTAAAAATGGAAATACGACAAGTATAGCTCTTAACGGAAATACAATGACACAAAAAAGTCTTACGGCTTTATTTGTTGAGAAGGATATATTTTTGTCGGTTATAAATCCGTTGTATTTTATTGAAAAAATAGCGAGTGACGGACGCGAATTTCTGCAAAAGCTTCTCCCGCCTGTTTCAAAGGAGGCTATTCTGGCAGTTTGCAGTGAGCAGACAAGGGATTTGCTTGAAAATGAAAGTTTGCTTGAACCGGAATACTATATAAAAAATAAACGCGCGGAAATGAAAGAGGCTGACGACCAGATTACATATCTTTCGGGACAGCTTGCGCTTTTAGAGGAGCAGCTTGAAAATAATTCTGTAAAAAGAAATAAGCTGGAGACCTCTGTTAAGGAGCAGAAAGCTAAAATATCTGCTGTTATGAAAAAGCAGTTTGAGGGCATAGACGTTGAAGCTGTAAGACAGGAATATAATGAAGCAAAAAAGTCTTTGTCTAACGATGAAATTCTTGCACTTGAAAGAAAGCGTATGGAAATTCAGAACAGACCATATGTTTCAAAGTTTTCTGCACAAAGAGCAAAAATAGAGGCGGAGCTGAACGCGGCACGCTTGGAATATACCGGCTTATATAACAAAGCTACGGGTATCAGACCGGGAGTGCCTTGTCCTACCTGTACTCATGCTCTGACAAATGAGGAATTTAACGCTGTCAGAAAAGATATAACGGCAACACTTGCTAATATGAAGAAAAATGGTGCAAATCTGAACTCACAGCTTGATGATATTGTGAAGCTTGATGCACAGGCAAAGGATCAGTTTGAACAGTACAAGGCGGATGACTTGAAAAAAGTTGAGGAAGAAATCAAGAATGTCAAGTCGGCAACTTCTTCTGATATTGACAGGTTGCGCGATACCCTGACCTTCGGTAATTTCAGTGAAGCGCAGGTAAATTCGCTTGAAGCGATGAAAGCTGAGTTATTTGCGGATGAAAGTGATTTAAATTCTATGCGCAGTGAAGAAGAACTCACTAAAGCAATAGAAACTGTTAAATTACAGAAAAAGGATAATGAGGGCAAAAAAGATTTTTTGGGTTATCTCATATCAGCCGTAAATGAATATGCAGTCAAGCGTGCGGAAGTAATGCTAACTCCGTTAAAGATGGATAAAGCGGCAATTAAGCTGTCTGAAGTGGTAAAAGGTACGGGCGAAATAAAGGATACCTTTAAATTTACTTATGACGGAAAAGACTACCGCTGGCTGTCCAATTCGGAACGTATCAAAGCAGGATTGGAGATAGCAATGCTTGTGAAGCGTCTGACAGGGCTTACATATCCGACATTTGTGGATAATGCTGAGAGTATTAACACTAATTTCACCAGACCTGACGGACAGATGATATTTGCGTTTGTACGCAGATGTGCGATTACTGTTCATGAACCATCGCCTGCTGCGGTTAAGGAGGCGGCATAA